CGACGCCCTGGATCACCAGCAGCATCGGCAGCATGCCCACCGGGAAGATGCCGCCGCTGTCGGTGATGGTGGAGAAGCCGGGGGTGTGGCCGTCGACCGGGTGCTGAGTGACCACCAGGAAGATGCCGACCAGCATGAAGGCGACCAGCGCGGCCACCTTGATGATCGCGAACCAGAACTCCATCTCACCGAAGTACTTCACCGAGATGAGGTTCGCGGCGAGGACGACGGCGAGTGCGATCAGCGCGAGGACCCACTGCGGGATGTCGCTGAACATGGCCCAGAAGTGGGCGTAGGTGGCGGCCGCGGTGATGTCGGCGATCGCGGTGGTCGACCAGTTGAGGAAGTAGAGCCAGCCGGCCGCGAAGGCGCCCTTCTCGCCCATGAACTCACGGGCGTACGAGACGAAGGCGCCGGACGAGGGGCGGTAGAGCACCAGCTCGCCGAGCGCGCGGACCACGAAGAAGGCGAAGACGCCGCAGACCGCGTAGGCGATGGCGAGGGAAGGGCCCGCGCCGGCCAGCCGGCCGCCCGCGCCGAGGAACAGCCCGGTGCCTATCGCTCCGCCGATGGCGATCATGTTGATGTGGCGGGACTTGAGATCCTTGCTGTAGCCGGCGTCGCCCGCGTCGACATGGGGGGAGCTCTTCGCCGGTGCCCCGGCGGCGAGCGTTTCGGCCGCGGTGGTGCGGTCACTCATGGAGAGGTTCGCCTTCGTGAGGGGACGGGGGCCCGGCCGCAGCCGGTGGGGGGTGGTCACCCTGGCATGGCCCGAGGGCACATAACCCGACGGCCCATCATCACGGCAACCCTGCGATTTTGGCAGTGGCCAACCTCACGCAGGAATAGATCTGAGGTGTTTCAGAGGTTACGCCGCAGTAAACCAAGGTCACCCACGTGCTCGGTTCTCCGGGGCGTGGGCGGCTCCGAACGCCTCAGGGCGCCAGCACATCCAGTTCGGCGAGCGCCCCGAGGGAGATCTGGCGGGTGATCTCCTCGGCCCGGACCGCGTCGCCCTCACGAACTGCCTCGGCCACCTGGACATGCAGGGTCACGGCCGCCGGATCGGGGTCGTCGAACATCACCTGATGGTGCGTACGTCCGGCGAGGACCTCGGCGACCACATCGCCGAGCCGCGCGAACATCTCGTTGCCCGAGGCGTTCAGCACGACACGGTGGAAGGCGATGTCGTGCTTCAGATACCCCTCGAGCTGGTGTCCGCGCGATGTGGCGACCATGCCGAGGGCGCACTCCGTGAGTTCGGCGCACTGCTCGGGGGTGGCGTTGCGGGCGGCGAGCCCGGCCGCGACCGGCTCGATGGCGGAGCGCAGCACGGTCAGTGAGCGCAGCTGGCGCGGGCGGTCGCTGCCGGCCAGCCGCCAGCGGATGACCCGCGGGTCGTAGACGTTCCACTCCTCGGTCGGGCGGACGGTCACACCGACCCGGCGTCGGGACTCCACGAGGTGCATCGACTCCAGCACCCGGACCACTTCGCGGACGACGGTGCGCGAGACGTCGAAGCGCTGCGCCACCTCATCGGTGCGCAGCACGCTGCCCTGTGGATACTCGCCCGCGGTGATCGCGAGGCCGAGGGTGTCCAGCACATGGGAATGGAGGCCCCGGCCCTCAGTGGTCATGGGGCAAGAGTATCGGGGCACGATTCGGGATCTAAAAGTATGACGTTTATGTCTCGACCTCTTGAATACGTCATACCTAATGGGCTTCAGTAGCGCGACGGACCGATGTCGACGAAGACAGCGAGGCACGTAAATGAGCACCCCCCACGTCGTCGTGGTGATGGGCGTGGCAGGCACCGGCAAGACCACGATCGGCCCCCTGCTCGCCGCCGCACTGGGCGTCCCGTACGCCGAGGGCGACGATTTCCACCCCCCGGCGAACATCGCCAAGATGTCGGCCGGCACCCCGCTGGACGACGCGGACCGCGGGCCCTGGCTCGATGCCATCGGGCAGTGGGCGCACAGCCGGGCGGGGTTGGGCGGAGTGGTCTCCAGCTCCGCGCTCAAGCGGGTCTATCGCGACCGGCTGCGGGCCGCCGCACCCGGTGCCGTCTTCCTCCATCTCACCGGCGACCGGGCGCTCGTGGAGCAGCGGATGTCCGAGCGCAAGGGCCACTTCATGCCCGCCGCGCTGCTGGACTCGCAGTTCGCCACGCTCCAGCCGCTCGGCGGGGACGAGGTGGGCGTCGCCGTCGATGTGTCCGGCACCCCGGAAGAAATAACCGAACGGGCCGTCGCCGCGCTGCGCCGGCTCGAGAGCTAAGGAATCGCCACCGTGACCAGTCTCAGCGTCGAGACGCTGGCAGCGGACGCCACCGAAACGATCACTTCGGCCGGCAACGCGCAGTTGGGCATCGCCGTCCTGGCGGGCATTGCCGTCATCGTCCTTCTCATCACCAGGTTCAAGGTCCATGCCTTCCTGGCGCTGACCATCGGCTCACTGGCTCTCGGCGCGTTCGCCGGCGCCCCGCTGGACAAGGCCATAGTCAGCTTCACCACCGGCCTCGGCACCACCGTCGCCGGTGTGGGCGTGCTCATCGCGCTCGGTGCGATCCTCGGCAAGCTCCTCGCCGACTCCGGCGGCGCGGACCAGATCGTCGACACGATCCTCGCCAGGGCCGGCGGTCGCGCCATGCCGTGGGCGATGGTGCTCATCGCCTCGGTGATCGGGCTGCCGCTCTTCTTCGAGGTCGGCATCGTGCTGCTGATCCCGGTGGTACTGCTCGTCGCCAAGCGCGGCAACTACTCGCTGATGCGGATCGGCATCCCGGCCCTGGCCGGCCTCTCCGTGATGCACGGGCTGATCCCGCCGCACCCCGGGCCGCTGGTCGCGATCGACGCCATCGGCGCCAACCTCGGCGTCACGCTGGCGCTGGGTGTGGTGGTCGCCATTCCGACCGTGATCATCGCGGGTCCGGTGTTCTCCCGATTCGCCGCGCGCTGGGTGGACATCCCGGCGCCGGAGCGCATGATTCCGCAGCGTCCTTCCGAAGACCTGGACCGGCGTCCCGGCTTCGGCGCCACGGTGGCCACCGTGCTGCTGCCGGTCGTCCTCATGCTGGTCAAGGCGCTCGTGGACATCGTCGTCGACGACAAGGAGAGCGGCATCCAGCGTGTCACCGATGTCATCGGCTCGCCGCTCATCGCCCTGCTCGCTGCGGTCATCGTCGGAATGTTCACGCTGGGCCGCGCGGCCGGGTTCACCAAGGAACGGCTCTCCTCCACCGTCGAGAAGTCGCTCGCCCCGATCGCGGGCATCCTGCTGATCGTCGGCGCGGGCGGCGGCTTCAAGCAGACTCTGATCGACGTCGGCGTGGGCCGGATGATCCTGGACTTCTCCAAGAGCTGGTCGATTCCGGCGCTGCTGCTGGCCTGGCTCATCGCCGTGGCCATCCGTCTGGCGACCGGCTCGGCGACCGTGGCGACCATCTCAGCCGCCGGTCTGGTCGCGCCGCTCGCGGCCGATATGTCGACCACGCACGCGGCCCTGCTGGTGCTGGCGATCGGCACGGGCTCGCTCTTCTTCAGCCATGTCAACGACGCCGGATTCTGGCTGGTGAAGGAGTACTTCGGGATGAGTGTCGGCCAGACGATCAAGACCTGGTCGGTGATGGAGACGATCATCTCCGTGGTCGGCCTCGGCTGCGTACTGCTGCTGTCACTCGTCCTCTAGCCGGTCGTCCAGCCACAGCGGGTGTTCCCGCTTCGCCCACGGGCGCTCGACCGACCCGGTACGCATACCCCTGCGTGCCTCCGGGTCGGCGAGCGCCATGGCGATGTGTCCGGCCAGCACGATGCCGACGGTCAGCGACAGCCAGTCATGGACGAACGTCGCGCTGGTCCGCCAGACCAGCGGGGTCAGGTGGGTGAACCACATCAGCAGCCCGGTCGCCAGCATCACCAGCACCGCGCCCGCGATCCACGCGGCGTACACCTTCTGCCCGGCGTTGAACTTGCCCGCGGGACGGGACTCGGGACGGCGGTCGCGCCGGCGGGCCGCGCGCAGCCATGTCCGGTCGTGCGGCCCGAAGCGGTTCAGCCTGCGCAGATCGGCCCGGAAGGCGGGCGAGGCGAGACCGAGCAGGAACGGCACGGGCAGCAGCAGCCCGGCCCACTCATGGACGGTGACCACCAGGTAGCGGCGGCCGACGAGTTCGGCGATCTGAGGTACGTAGAGAGCCGCGGCGGTCGCCACACAGAGCAGCATCAGCCCGGCAGTCGTACGGTGCACCCAGCGCTCGGCGCGGCTGAACCGCCGTACCCGCGGGGGCCGTTCAGACTGTGGGGGTGTCAGTGCGGCCATTGGACCGGCCGACCCAGGCGTCGACGTCATAGCCCCGCTCCTCCCAGTAGCCGGGCCGGACGCCGTCGGTGACGGTGATCCCGGAAAGCCATTTCGCCGACTTGTAGAAATACATCGGTGCGACATAGAGCCGGACCGGGCCGCCGTGGGAGTGGCTGACCGGCTTGTCCTGCATCTGCAGGGCAACCAGCACATCGTCGCGACGGGCCTGCGGCAGCGTGAGGCTCTCGCTGTACGTGCCGTCGAAACAGCTGAAGCGGATCGCCTTGGCCTCGGGGCGTACGCCCGCGGCGTCCAGCAGCAGCGACAGCTTGACGCCCGCGAACGGGGTGTCGGGGACCCGCCAGCCGGTGACGCACTGGACGTCGCGTACGACCCTGGTCTGCGGGAGCCTGCGCAGCGCGTCCAGCGTGTAGGTCGCCGGGCGGTCGACCAGACCGTCGACGGTCAGCCGGTAGCTCCGCTCGTCCTTGCGCGGTACGGAGGAGGCGACCGAGTAGTAGCGGAAGCCGCCGCCGTTGGGCAACAGCCCGCTCAGACCGGTCGGGTCCTTGTCCGAGGCCGCGCCGAGGAAGGATTCGAGCCCGCGCTGCAGATAGGGCGCCGCCACGACTCCGGTCGCGCCGAGGCCGAGCATGCCGAGCACCAAGCGGCGCCCGACGGGCGCGCCCTCGGTGTCGGAGTGGTGTGTGGTCACCCTTTGATTCGAACACCACGGGCCTCCAGAAGCCAGAAGAACCGGCCGCACGTCAGACTTTCGTCACACTCCGTCGGCAAGTGGCGTTTCGGGGCCTGCCCTCGATCTCCTGACGGGCCGCAATTCGCCCTAGCCCACCGCTTTCGCCGCTGCCCGCCCCGCTGCCCGCCCCGAGAAGATGCAGCCGCCGAGGAACGTGCCCTCCAGCGAGCGGTAGCCGTGCACCCCGCCGCCGCCGAAGCCGGCCGATTCGCCCGCCGCGTACAGACCCGCCAGCGGCTCGCCGTCCTCTCCGAGCACCCGCGAGGACAGGTCGGTCTCCAGGCCTCCGAGGGATTTGCGGGTGACGATATTCAGCCGCACGGCGATGAGCGGTCCGGCCTTGGGGTCGAGGATGCGGTGCGGTGCGGCGGTACGTATGAGCTTGTCGCCGAGATAGTTGCGGGCCCCGCGGATGGCCGTGACCTGGAGGTCCTTGGTGAACCGGTTCTTGATCTCCCGGTCCCGCGCGGTGATCTCGCGCCGCAGCTCCGCCTCGTCGATCAGCGCCTCCTTGGTGAGTGCGTTCATCCCTCGTACGAGCGCGGAGAGATCGTGCTCGACGACGAAGTCGACGCCGTTGTCCATGAAAGCCTTCACCGGGCCCGGGACATCGGCCCTGGCGCGCCCGATCACATCGCGGATCGACTTCCCGGTCAGATCCGGGTTCTGCTCGGAGCCCGACAGTGCGAACTCCTTGCCGATGATCTTCTGGTCGAGCACGAACCAGGTGTAGTCGTAGCCGGACTTCATGATGTGCTCGAGCGTGCCGAGCGTGTCGAAGCCGGGGAAGAGCGGGACGGGCAGCCGCTTGCCGCGCGCGTCCAGCCAGAGGGAGGACGGGCCGGGCAGGATGCGGATGCCGTGCCTGGCCCAGATCGGGTTCCAGTTCTCGATGCCCTCGGTGTAGTGCCACATCCGGTCGCGGTTGATGTGGCTCGCGCCCGCGCCCTCCGCGATGCCGAGCATCAGCCCGTCGACGTGCGCGGGAACGCCGGAGAGCATCTTCCGTGGCGGGGTGCCGAGCCGCTCGGGCCACTGGGCGCGTACGAGATCGTGGTTGCCGCCTATGCCGCCCGAGGTGACGATCACCGCCTGCGCGCGGAACTCGAAGGCGCCGGCCACCTCGCGGGTGCTCGCGGTGCCGCGCTCGGCTGCGGACGGCTCGAGGACCTCGCCGCTGACGGTGTCCAGCACTCCGGCACTGCCGCTCAGGCCGGTGACGCGGTGCCGGAACCTCAGCTGGACCAGGCCGCGCGCGACGCCTTCCCGGACCCGGCGTTCGAAGGGTGCGACCACGCCGGGTCCGGTGCCCCAGGTGACGTGGAAACGCGGTACGGAGTTGCCGTGGCCGGTGGCGTCGTATCCGCCGCGCTCGGCCCAGCCCACCACCGGGAAGAACCGCATTCCCTGCGCGTGCAGCCAGGCCCGCTTCTCGCCGGCGGCGAAGTCGACGTATGCCTCGGCCCACTCGCGCGGCCACCGGTCCTCGTCGCGGTCGAACCCGGCAGTGCCGAGCCAGTCCTGGAGCGCCAGGGCCCTGCTGTCCTTGATCCGCATCCGCCGCTGCTCGGGCGAGTCGACGAAGAACAGCCCGCCGAAGGACCAGTGCGCCTGCCCGCCGATGGACTGCTCGGGCTCCTGGTCGAGAAGGATGACCTTGCGCCCCGCGTCGACGAGCTCCGCGGTGGCCACCAGGCCTGCCAGCCCTGCCCCGATCACGATCACATCAGCGTCGTACGCCATGAGTTCCATCCTTGTCGGGCTCGGCC
This portion of the Streptomyces sp. NBC_01750 genome encodes:
- a CDS encoding FadR/GntR family transcriptional regulator encodes the protein MTTEGRGLHSHVLDTLGLAITAGEYPQGSVLRTDEVAQRFDVSRTVVREVVRVLESMHLVESRRRVGVTVRPTEEWNVYDPRVIRWRLAGSDRPRQLRSLTVLRSAIEPVAAGLAARNATPEQCAELTECALGMVATSRGHQLEGYLKHDIAFHRVVLNASGNEMFARLGDVVAEVLAGRTHHQVMFDDPDPAAVTLHVQVAEAVREGDAVRAEEITRQISLGALAELDVLAP
- a CDS encoding gluconokinase encodes the protein MSTPHVVVVMGVAGTGKTTIGPLLAAALGVPYAEGDDFHPPANIAKMSAGTPLDDADRGPWLDAIGQWAHSRAGLGGVVSSSALKRVYRDRLRAAAPGAVFLHLTGDRALVEQRMSERKGHFMPAALLDSQFATLQPLGGDEVGVAVDVSGTPEEITERAVAALRRLES
- a CDS encoding GntP family permease — encoded protein: MTSLSVETLAADATETITSAGNAQLGIAVLAGIAVIVLLITRFKVHAFLALTIGSLALGAFAGAPLDKAIVSFTTGLGTTVAGVGVLIALGAILGKLLADSGGADQIVDTILARAGGRAMPWAMVLIASVIGLPLFFEVGIVLLIPVVLLVAKRGNYSLMRIGIPALAGLSVMHGLIPPHPGPLVAIDAIGANLGVTLALGVVVAIPTVIIAGPVFSRFAARWVDIPAPERMIPQRPSEDLDRRPGFGATVATVLLPVVLMLVKALVDIVVDDKESGIQRVTDVIGSPLIALLAAVIVGMFTLGRAAGFTKERLSSTVEKSLAPIAGILLIVGAGGGFKQTLIDVGVGRMILDFSKSWSIPALLLAWLIAVAIRLATGSATVATISAAGLVAPLAADMSTTHAALLVLAIGTGSLFFSHVNDAGFWLVKEYFGMSVGQTIKTWSVMETIISVVGLGCVLLLSLVL
- a CDS encoding cytochrome b/b6 domain-containing protein; this encodes MAALTPPQSERPPRVRRFSRAERWVHRTTAGLMLLCVATAAALYVPQIAELVGRRYLVVTVHEWAGLLLPVPFLLGLASPAFRADLRRLNRFGPHDRTWLRAARRRDRRPESRPAGKFNAGQKVYAAWIAGAVLVMLATGLLMWFTHLTPLVWRTSATFVHDWLSLTVGIVLAGHIAMALADPEARRGMRTGSVERPWAKREHPLWLDDRLEDE
- a CDS encoding molybdopterin-dependent oxidoreductase; translated protein: MLGLGATGVVAAPYLQRGLESFLGAASDKDPTGLSGLLPNGGGFRYYSVASSVPRKDERSYRLTVDGLVDRPATYTLDALRRLPQTRVVRDVQCVTGWRVPDTPFAGVKLSLLLDAAGVRPEAKAIRFSCFDGTYSESLTLPQARRDDVLVALQMQDKPVSHSHGGPVRLYVAPMYFYKSAKWLSGITVTDGVRPGYWEERGYDVDAWVGRSNGRTDTPTV
- a CDS encoding FAD-binding dehydrogenase, which codes for MAYDADVIVIGAGLAGLVATAELVDAGRKVILLDQEPEQSIGGQAHWSFGGLFFVDSPEQRRMRIKDSRALALQDWLGTAGFDRDEDRWPREWAEAYVDFAAGEKRAWLHAQGMRFFPVVGWAERGGYDATGHGNSVPRFHVTWGTGPGVVAPFERRVREGVARGLVQLRFRHRVTGLSGSAGVLDTVSGEVLEPSAAERGTASTREVAGAFEFRAQAVIVTSGGIGGNHDLVRAQWPERLGTPPRKMLSGVPAHVDGLMLGIAEGAGASHINRDRMWHYTEGIENWNPIWARHGIRILPGPSSLWLDARGKRLPVPLFPGFDTLGTLEHIMKSGYDYTWFVLDQKIIGKEFALSGSEQNPDLTGKSIRDVIGRARADVPGPVKAFMDNGVDFVVEHDLSALVRGMNALTKEALIDEAELRREITARDREIKNRFTKDLQVTAIRGARNYLGDKLIRTAAPHRILDPKAGPLIAVRLNIVTRKSLGGLETDLSSRVLGEDGEPLAGLYAAGESAGFGGGGVHGYRSLEGTFLGGCIFSGRAAGRAAAKAVG